The proteins below come from a single Amphiura filiformis chromosome 15, Afil_fr2py, whole genome shotgun sequence genomic window:
- the LOC140171571 gene encoding uncharacterized protein, whose product MLWSTPRSVSTSFLQCMTSGGNSQGWHEPYWMTFQISNYGKHRKAALTLLSRTWLDQDGAIDTDTIGLEIAGGYWAADKSYSWLKDQLERVVPDNKNIVFCKDFAAGLEGMYEYLPDGFRHSFLIRHPYKVLESWEKMINRGIENESKRMKISEQPEFLLPPGLFFKEQYDLYQHVKEHYEPNPVIIDTDDLLADPGRVLRAYCQAVGIPYNNDLLQWKPGQESMDQQWMVAKEQIYYQHFAKFHMETFASTCFGKPTKVPVRDKLSDDVRHCSDICMEYYEAMYANKLEV is encoded by the exons ATGTTGTGGTCTACTCCACGATCTGTCTCAACAAGTTTTTTGCAATGTATGACAAGTGGCGGAAATTCTCAAGGATGGCATGAACCCTACTGGATGACATTCCAAATTTCAAACTATGGCAAACATCGCAAAGCCGCATTGACATTGCTGTCTAGAACGTGGTTAGATCAAGATGGAGCGATTGATACCGATACTATCGGTTTGGAAATAGCAG GAGGCTATTGGGCTGCAGACAAGTCTTATTCGTGGCTTAAAGATCAATTAGAACGCGTGGTACCAGACAACAAGAATATCGTGTTTTGCAAAGATTTCGCCGCGGGACTAGAGGGAATGTACGAATATCTCCCAGACGGGTTCCGTCATTCGTTTCTGATTCGTCACCCCTATAAAGTCCTAGAATCATGGGAGAAAATGATCAATCGGGGAATCGAAAACGAATCGAAGCGAATGAAAATATCTGAGCAGCCAGAATTTTTACTGCCACCAGGGCTGTTCTTCAAAGAACAGTATGATCTTTACCAGCATGTGAAAGAGCATTATGAACCAAATCCCGTGATTATTGACACTGATGACTTATTAGCTGACCCAGGTCGTGTATTGAGAGCATATTGTCAGGCAGTAGGTATACCATATAACAATGATTTACTTCAATGGAAGCCCGGCCAAGAATCCATGGATCAGCAATGGATGGTGGCCAAAGAACAGATTTATTAtcaacattttgccaaatttcaCATGGAAACCTTTGCCAGTACATGTTTTGGAAAACCGACAAAAGTACCTGTTCGAGATAAACTTTCAGACGATGTTCGTCACTGCTCTGATATATGTATGGAATATTATGAAGCAATGTATGCAAACAAGTTGGAAgtttaa
- the LOC140171570 gene encoding uncharacterized protein, with protein sequence MAAAKGNADIIRVMLWSTPRSVSTSFLQCMTNIANSQGWHEPYWMTFQISNYGKHRKAALTLLSRTWLDQDGAIDTDTIGLEIAGGYWAADKSYSWLKDQLQRVPPDNKNIVFCKDFAAGLEGMYEYLPDGFRHSFLIRHPYKVLESWERMINRGIENESKRMKISELPEFLLPPGLFFKEQYDLYQHVKKHYEPNPVIIDIDDLLTDPGRVLKVYCQAVGIPYSDDLLQWKPGQESMDQQWMVAKELIYYQNFANFHMETFASTCFGKPTKVPDRAELSDDVRHCADICMEYYEAMYANKLEVKN encoded by the exons ATGGCTGCGGCAAAAGGAAATGCGGATATCATTCGCGTCATGTTGTGGTCTACTCCACGATCTGTCTCAACAAGTTTTTTGCAATGTATGACAAATATCGCAAATTCTCAAGGATGGCATGAACCCTACTGGATGACATTCCAAATTTCAAACTATGGCAAACATCGCAAAGCCGCATTGACATTGCTGTCTAGAACGTGGTTAGATCAAGATGGAGCGATTGATACGGATACTATCGGTTTGGAAATAGCAG GAGGCTACTGGGCTGCAGACAAGTCTTATTCTTGGCTTAAAGATCAATTACAACGCGTGCCACCGGACAACAAGAATATCGTGTTTTGTAAAGATTTCGCTGCGGGACTAGAGGGAATGTACGAATATCTCCCAGACGGGTTCCGTCATTCGTTTCTGATTCGTCACCCTTACAAAGTACTAGAATCATGGGAGAGAATGATCAATCGTGGAATTGAAAACGAATCGAAGCGAATGAAAATATCTGAGCTGCCAGAATTTCTACTGCCACCAGGGCTGTTCTTCAAAGAACAGTACGATCTTTACCAACATGTGAAGAAGCATTATGAACCAAATCCCGTGATTATTGACATTGATGACTTATTAACTGACCCAGGTCGTGTGTTGAAAGTATATTGTCAAGCAGTAGGTATACCTTATAGCGATGACTTACTTCAATGGAAACCGGGTCAAGAATCCATGGATCAGCAATGGATGGTGGCAAAAGAATTGATTTATTATCAAAATTTTGCGAATTTTCACATGGAAACCTTTGCTAGTACATGTTTTGGAAAACCGACAAAAGTACCTGATCGAGCTGAACTTTCAGATGATGTTCGTCACTGCGCTGATATATGTATGGAATATTATGAAGCAATGTATGCAAACAAGTTGgaagttaaaaattaa